Genomic segment of Plasmodium vinckei vinckei genome assembly, chromosome: PVVCY_10:
aaattcaataTGTTTTGTtgtgataatataaaaaaatatacgtATTCTCAAATAGGTTTACTTTTGCACAGTTATGTTTAGTATTctttaaaaaggaaaacaAAAAGGGACTTATACATAAGCAGTATGTATATAtcgtttatatatactcaTATAATGCATACCTATTATTATGTGTGCTTATGTAtcaattgttttatttctttacttttttagctttaatttatatagcgattttcattaaaatatataaaaataaatatgcttGTGAATATATGTACCTGTTACATAagtattatacatatttagtACAATAAacctatttatatatgctactcaaatatgtgtatatcctattgtattattatgtataaagCACACAATAGAAAGCTATTtaagtaaataaaatacggCTTACAAATAAAGCTATATCCTTGGAAgagaataatatattggTATCACCATTATACATTAGCAAATATTTGTTAAATTGttgattaaaaaaaggggattatttttaatcacAAACTTATGTGATATAACATTATTAAGCCTTCTATACTATTTACTAGCCATTAAAAagggataaaaaaaaaattatgacatgtacatataaatataagcttttttccttattttattatgaatggtcataattttatggaaaatttatggaaatattgtataaacatatatttcttttgcataatatttattacttaTTAATGttgatttaattaaaaatggacAACAAATAGTTGTATATATTGTCACACGCATTTCTTTCTATTGTagaacttttttattttacaatatttCCCAATGCATGggcttaaaaaaatgtaaaaaaggtgaattaattttatttgcatattttcaattgttatatatgcaatcagcataatgataaaatcaTTTCGAATGCtcttttttacattataaataatggaaGGTATAAATAGTGGAAGGTATAAATAGTGGAAGGTATAAATAGTGGAAGGTATAAATAGTGGAAGGTATAAATAGTGGAAGGTATAAATAGTGGAAGGTATAAATAGTGGAAGGTATAAATAGTGgaagatataaatagtGGAAGGTATAAAGAGTATACCCcttatgtatgtatatatattttttttaatttattctcTTATGCGTTTATGctttaaaatatacttATTAACAATCCAGTTTTAGCTACAAAGCAAATCATTGTAtgaagtgaaaaaaaagcgaaaaaattaagagaAAACAGtggtaataatatatagtaCATATTTGTACAATTAatgcataaatatgtttataaataaaaaaagattttATGATTGAATAACAGTGTTAATAtctttgtatattttatctaATGGTCCTTTTTCTCTAATAAATTTGCAAGTAACACCATCTGAAATAAttcttcctttttttttataattttgatattgATCTTTTGAGAAGTTAGTAAATCCCCATTTGTTGCTAACGAAAACTTTTTGACGTCCTggaaatttatatttagcTCTTCTTAAAGCTTCACAAGCTTTAGAAACAAAATTTTCTTTAGTTCtaattgataataaaactTGTCCTATATCTACTCTTGCAACAACACCATTGGGTTTACCAAAGGCGCCTCTCATACCAGTTTGAAGCCTATCAGCTCCAGCACATGAAAGCATCTTATTGATTCTTAAAACGTGAAAAGGATGTATTCTTACTCTTAAATGGAAATTATCTTTACCACAGTTTGTgatcatatatttgtttgcACTAATACGAGCTGCTTCTAAAGCTTCTGATGAAATTTGCTCATATTCATAAGAAACTAAATGTACAACACCACTGAATTCATTGACATCTGCTTTTTTTCTTCCCATATCATAAATTCTAATTTTTGGATCAGGTACACCTCTACAATATCTACTCTTAGGGTAGGGTTTGTTCTTACAGTATCTATAGCACCTTGCTGGTCTTCTTCCcatctataaaaaatagtttttttttttttttatatgtatatattgaaAGGTTTGCGATTTCTatgtaaaacaaaattaatatatacttcATCACATAATAgttgtataatataaatttatttttggaGTAAGCATATAGCCATATAATACATGGGCCTTTGCCTTTCCtcttaatttattatacataaaataaaagctATGCTTAAATTATGTCATATTAAAAACTAGCTTTGTAAATaagcacatatatatatgagaataatatttataaagcTAGTTTTTAATAAGGCTAATAGTTGAaagtattattaaaaaaattatgtaaatcagtatattatgtattatatttaaaatgtataatatttatatatatttattttataaaccTTACCTTgttcttttattaaatttgtattatttattagtaagttgttaataatagttttttattttccttttggATAAAGTAATaactttaaatatttattttaaatatattttattatattttaaataatttattccgccaaattgtaaaataaaaataagcaaaaaaaaataaagttaaGCCGGTgggaaaatatatgcatatattataagtattaagtatataaaaaagctGTAAACATATTAGCAAATATTAAGCAAGAATATGCAAAATTTggcataatttatttaataaataaacatatttaaacaTGTTAGTTGAAGcggtacatatatatgtaaataatttctACAATAGCATGTGCTTATTCCCTACTATCTTATTATATTGCATAGTAAGTAGCATAATAAATAGTTTGTGAGCGTGAGCCTACCCCcttaaaattgtatagGTAAAAATAGCGGAAATGTTTATACTTATATTAAtgccaaataaaaaatactaacatattatatggcactatatatataatataatatttttttcccatttaaaaaataataataaaaaaaaatggagcTTTCAAATGGTACAAAAAActggaaaattataaaaaccTTAATCCatatcataatatataatatattctatatttatttaaaaaaaatatattcctttttaagaataaataatattatttattttacaattttttataaaaatatattatatttttgtttgttttaaataattaaaaaaaaatacataggGTCACCCCTTTATCCTCCCATACTTACACTCAACATAATGCCATATTTGATGTAAACGTTTTATATGTTTGATAAATATGGaattatttacaatatatttataataaggaaaaaaataaatatatttttatactatataccaattataataaataaaggattgttataaaaaaaaaataaaataatattttgctTGTATTGTATATAGAGAAATATCACAGAACAATGATAAGGAATGCAAACAactataaatttaaaaatagaaaaaaaaaacatattatacattctttaactttttttataatattgagtttgattataattatttgatatGGTCAATGAATTATggattataattttataccattttaaatattgttCTTAGTTTTATGTTTGTAATAATAAGTGTGAGGATTTATGCCTACATATTATACGgttttgaaatataaaataatggaaatacattattttgtgaATTTGCCAACGAGTTTAAATTACTAACTTAGTGTGACAAGGTTgtgtaattatattataaaagaaattaaaattgttttt
This window contains:
- a CDS encoding 60S ribosomal protein L10, putative, whose translation is MGRRPARCYRYCKNKPYPKSRYCRGVPDPKIRIYDMGRKKADVNEFSGVVHLVSYEYEQISSEALEAARISANKYMITNCGKDNFHLRVRIHPFHVLRINKMLSCAGADRLQTGMRGAFGKPNGVVARVDIGQVLLSIRTKENFVSKACEALRRAKYKFPGRQKVFVSNKWGFTNFSKDQYQNYKKKGRIISDGVTCKFIREKGPLDKIYKDINTVIQS